In a genomic window of Variovorax paradoxus:
- a CDS encoding FadR family transcriptional regulator: MIKNVHGNTVDRLGSDIVAGRYAPGAAIPPEPILCEELGVSRTVVRESIKSLIAKGLVTTGPKVGTRVQPPDQWNWFDADVIVWQTQAGLSIEFLRDLQDLRRVVEPAAVALAASRATPEDIADMEEAYAGMKQAIEFGGDYITPDLRFHQGLIRSSHNRMLVQMSRALGALLRTSFEISTTRKNGPASSLPLHRAVLDAVIARNPARAEKAVLVLIDGARQDIETVLASRRKIPRISRPATQLKAFAL, translated from the coding sequence ATGATCAAGAACGTCCACGGCAACACGGTCGATCGGCTCGGCAGCGACATCGTCGCGGGCCGCTACGCGCCCGGCGCCGCGATCCCGCCCGAGCCGATCCTGTGCGAGGAGCTCGGCGTGAGCCGCACCGTGGTGCGCGAATCCATCAAGTCGCTGATCGCCAAGGGCCTGGTCACCACCGGCCCCAAGGTGGGCACGCGCGTGCAGCCGCCCGACCAGTGGAACTGGTTCGATGCCGACGTCATCGTGTGGCAGACGCAGGCCGGCCTGTCGATCGAGTTCCTGCGCGATTTGCAGGACCTGCGCCGCGTGGTCGAGCCGGCCGCGGTGGCGCTGGCCGCCTCGCGCGCCACGCCCGAGGACATCGCCGACATGGAGGAGGCCTACGCCGGCATGAAGCAGGCCATCGAGTTCGGCGGCGACTACATCACGCCCGACCTGCGCTTCCACCAGGGGCTGATCCGCTCCAGCCACAACCGCATGCTGGTGCAGATGAGCCGCGCGCTGGGCGCGCTGCTGCGCACCAGCTTCGAGATATCGACCACGCGCAAGAACGGTCCCGCGAGCTCGCTGCCGCTGCACCGCGCGGTGCTCGACGCGGTGATCGCGCGCAACCCGGCACGCGCCGAGAAGGCGGTGCTGGTGCTGATCGACGGCGCGCGCCAGGACATCGAGACCGTGCTGGCCTCGCGCCGCAAGATCCCGCGCATCAGCCGGCCCGCGACCCAGCTCAAGGCCTTCGCGCTCTAG
- a CDS encoding dihydroxy-acid dehydratase: MSTPPKKKNPEELRSQQWFGRHDRDGFIYRSWMKGKGVPHDQFDGRPVIGICNTFSELTPCNSHFRTLAEQVKIGVYEAGGFPLEFPVMSLGETLLRPTAMLYRNLASMDVEESIRGNPLDGVVLLMGCDKTTPALMMGAASVDLPTIGVSGGPMLSGKWRGQELGSGTGVWQMSEQVRAGTLKLQDFFEAESCMHRSHGHCMTMGTASTMASMVESLGIGLPGNAAFPAVDGRRNVLAREAGRRIVGMVHEDLNMSKILTRQAIENAIKVNAAIGGSTNFVIHLLAIAGRIGVELTLDDFDRLASELPCILNLQPSGQFLMEDFCYAGGLPVVIKEIADHLHKDILTVTGQSVWENVKHAENYNPQVIRTQAEPFKDKAGICVLRGNLAPNGAIIKPSAATPELLVHKGRAVVFESADDLHRRIDDENLDIDEHCVMVLKNCGPKGYPGMAEAGNMPLPPKVLRKGITDMVRISDARMSGTAYGTVVLHTAPEAAAGGPLALVQDGDIVELDVPNRKLHLHVSDEELARRRAAWVAPKAPLDSGYWKLYVDTVLQADEGADLSFLRGRRGAFVPRDNH; the protein is encoded by the coding sequence ATGAGCACCCCTCCCAAGAAGAAGAATCCCGAAGAGCTGCGCAGCCAGCAGTGGTTCGGACGACACGACCGCGACGGCTTCATCTACCGAAGCTGGATGAAGGGCAAGGGCGTGCCGCACGACCAGTTCGACGGCCGCCCGGTCATCGGCATCTGCAACACCTTCAGCGAACTCACGCCCTGCAACTCGCACTTCCGCACGCTCGCGGAGCAGGTGAAGATCGGCGTCTACGAAGCCGGCGGCTTTCCACTCGAGTTCCCGGTGATGTCGCTCGGCGAGACCCTGCTGCGCCCCACCGCCATGCTCTATCGCAACCTCGCGAGCATGGACGTGGAGGAAAGCATCCGCGGCAATCCGCTCGACGGCGTGGTGCTGCTCATGGGCTGCGACAAGACCACGCCCGCGCTGATGATGGGCGCGGCCAGCGTCGACCTGCCGACCATCGGCGTGTCGGGCGGCCCGATGCTGTCGGGCAAGTGGCGCGGCCAGGAGCTGGGCTCGGGCACCGGCGTGTGGCAGATGAGCGAGCAGGTGCGCGCCGGCACGCTCAAGCTGCAGGACTTCTTCGAGGCCGAGAGCTGCATGCACCGCAGCCACGGCCACTGCATGACGATGGGCACCGCGAGCACCATGGCCAGCATGGTCGAGTCGCTGGGCATCGGCCTGCCGGGCAACGCGGCCTTCCCGGCCGTCGACGGCCGCCGCAACGTGCTCGCGCGCGAAGCGGGCCGGCGCATCGTCGGCATGGTCCACGAGGACCTGAACATGTCGAAGATCCTCACGCGCCAGGCGATCGAGAACGCGATCAAGGTCAACGCCGCGATCGGCGGCTCGACCAATTTCGTGATCCACCTGCTGGCGATCGCCGGGCGCATCGGCGTCGAGCTCACGCTCGACGACTTCGACCGCCTGGCCTCCGAGCTGCCCTGCATCCTGAACCTGCAGCCCTCGGGCCAGTTCCTGATGGAGGACTTCTGCTATGCCGGCGGCCTGCCGGTGGTGATCAAGGAGATCGCCGACCACCTGCACAAGGACATCCTCACCGTCACCGGACAGAGCGTGTGGGAGAACGTGAAGCACGCCGAGAACTACAACCCGCAGGTGATCCGCACCCAGGCCGAGCCGTTCAAGGACAAGGCCGGCATCTGCGTGCTGCGCGGCAACCTCGCGCCCAACGGCGCGATCATCAAGCCCAGCGCGGCCACGCCCGAGCTGCTGGTGCACAAGGGCCGCGCGGTGGTGTTCGAGAGCGCCGACGACCTGCACCGCCGCATCGACGACGAGAACCTCGACATCGACGAGCACTGCGTGATGGTGCTCAAGAACTGCGGCCCCAAGGGCTATCCCGGCATGGCCGAGGCCGGCAACATGCCGCTGCCGCCCAAGGTGCTGCGCAAGGGCATCACCGACATGGTCCGCATCAGCGACGCGCGCATGAGCGGCACCGCCTACGGCACCGTGGTGCTGCACACCGCGCCCGAGGCCGCGGCCGGCGGTCCGCTGGCGCTGGTGCAGGACGGCGACATCGTCGAGCTCGACGTGCCGAACCGCAAGCTGCACCTGCACGTGAGCGACGAGGAACTGGCGCGCCGGCGCGCCGCCTGGGTCGCGCCGAAGGCACCCCTCGATTCGGGCTACTGGAAGCTCTACGTCGACACCGTGCTGCAGGCCGACGAAGGCGCCGACCTCTCGTTCCTGCGCGGCCGCCGCGGCGCCTTCGTGCCGCGCGACAACCACTGA